CTTCGGCGTAGTTTTTTACAAACACACTTTTAATACCATAATCACGCGCTAAAAGGGCTATTTGCTCTAAGCCATGCCCATAGGCATTATCTTTTAAGACTGCGCCTAGCTCGATATTTGCGCCAATGTGAGAGGATATGATATTAAGATTATGTTTGAGGGCTTGTGAATTAAGGGTGATTTCAGCCATTTGGGTGCGGGATAAACCCGCCTTTATTTGGGAAGTTTAGCGATATAATCTGCTAAAAGTTCAATATCAGCATCGCTTACATTTGCCATTTGTCCATACATAATCGCCTTAGCGCCGCCATTATCAGCCGTCTTAGCTTTGTATCCTTTAAGCTGTTTTAAAAGCTCATCTTTTGACATTCCAGCAATTTTTGCATTACCTTTGCTGCCCGGAGCGACCTTTTTGCCATCTGCGCCGTGGCAGGCGATACATTTTTTATACGCAGCTGGAGCCTCTGCAAATGCAGTGCTTACAAAGCCTAAAAACACGAGAAAAAGCAACTTTTTCATACTCAATCCTTTATATTGTTGTTTGCCCTGGTTTTAAGACAACGCGGGATTCTACAAATCAAAAACTAATACTATCCTTAAAGGTATTTTAAAGCTTCACGCGCAGGCTTATTGCACGCGAGAGCGAGAGCTGGTCGATAGAATCTAGCCCAATACCTGTTGGCACGCCTTGAGCAATTTTGCTAAAGCGCAGGGGAGAGGTGATTTTATCTTCAATATAGAGCATGATGGCTTCATTAGCTAGGCTTGGAGAGAGGGCAAAGATAATCTCTTGAATAGATTCTGTAATGATGCGATTGTTAAGCAATTTAAAATCAATTTGCTCTAAATCATTTTGAGAATCTAGCACAAAATATCGCCCGCAAAACTCCCCTATATCCTCAATGGTAAAAATATCTTTTGGGCTTGCTACAATGCATAACTCGCCATTTTGTCGCGTATGGGAGGAGCAGATTTCACAAATCTCACTTTCGCTTATACCAAAGCATTTTTGACATCGCTGCACACTTAGTGCGGCATTTTCAATAGCATGGGCGATATTAAGCCCTAAAAATTTATCCTCTAAGCAAAGCGCATACGCCATTTTTTGCGCACTTTTTTTGCCAATGGCTGGGAGTTTTTCAAGCGCAGAAATAAGCTCAAAAAATGCTTTAAGACTAAATTTATATTCATTCATAGATATGCCTTTGTAGGGGTTAGAATCCCAAATCATAGCGGCAAAAAATTTAACTTTGCCTTATAAAATTTTGCTACAATTTTTGGCTTAAAATAACTACTAGGAGTAGCCTTTGGAGACTTTTGATTATTATGAAGTGCTAGAAATCATGCGCACAAGCGATAAGGAGGTGATTAAAAAGGCTTATCGCAAAATGGCATTAAAATATCACCCCGATAGAAATCCTGATGATAAGCATGCTGAAGAGCAGTTTAAGCGTGTGAATGAGGCTTATGAGGTCTTAAGCGATGATGCTAAGCGACAAATTTATGATAAATATGGCAAGGAGGGCTTACAAAACTCTGGCTTTAGCGGCTTTAGTGGGCGTGATTTTAGCGATATTTTTGGAGATTTAGGCTCCATTTTTGAATCTGCTTTTGGTGCAAATTTTGGATTCTCAAATAAAAATGCTAGCGCGCAGGGCAAGTATAGTTTAGATGAAATTATAGGCTTAGAATTAAGCTTTAAAGAAGCCGTTTTTGGCTGCAAAAAGCAAATTCATAATAGCTTTAAAATCGCCTGCAGTGATTGCAAAGGCACAGGCGCAAAAGATGGCAAACTCACTACCTGCAGTGATTGCGGAGGTAAGGGACAGGTATATATGCGACAGGGCTTTATGACCTTTGCGCAAACTTGCCCAACTTGCAAAGGAGCGGGGCAAAAAGCAAATGAAAAATGCGCTAAATGCAAGGGTAGCGGCTTTGAGATGAGTGAGGAGGATTTTGAAGTAAATATCCCTGAAGGTATTGATGATGGGCATAAAATCCGCATAAGCGGCAGAGGAAATGCTGATAAAGATGGCAAAAGGGGCGATTTGTATATTGCTATAAGCGTGGCAGAGGATACAAACTTTGTGCGCGATGGGGAAAATGTGTATATTGAAGTGCCTGTATTTTTTACCTCAATCGTGCTTGGCACTACGCTTAAAATCCCCTCTTTACGCGGAGAATTAGAGCTTAGAATCCCGCCAAATACAAGGGATAAGGAGCAATTTGTATTTGACAATGAGGGCATAAAAGATGTAAATAGCTCATATAGAGGGAAGTTTGTGGCTCAAATTAAAATCACCTATCCTCCTAAATTAAATGCAGAGCAAAAGGCATTGGTTGAGAAACTCCAAGAGAGTTTTGGTGTAGAGAGCCAGCCTTATAAAAATGTATTTGAAGAGTGCTTTACTAAAATTAAACAATGGCTACACAAGCACGATATAGGCAAGGATAAAGCCTAGAAATTAACATTAACTATTAAGCACTACAATGCTCACAATTTTAAACCTTAGATTCCTGCTTTTTAAAAGTAGAGTTAAGGAGAGGCTATGCATTTAAAGAGTATGCAAATTCTTGTTTTGGGTTATGTGTGTATCATTATCGTTGGCGCGTGTATTTTGCTGCTGCCGGGTATGCACACCACTCCTATAACTTTCCTAGAGGCACTCTTTACAAGTGCGTCGGCTTTTACTTGCACGGGGCTTATCATCAAAGATACTGCGGTTGATTTCACCATACTTGGGCAAAGCGTGATAATAGTGCTTATTTGGTTTGGTGGTTTTGGTTATATGAGTTTGCTAGGCATTGTGTATGTGCTTTTACGCAGGCGGCTCTCGCATATGGAGCTTAATATGATAAAAGGCGCGCTTAATCACCCAAGTGTTGATGGTATGACACATTTTCTTAAAAAAATTCTAGTTTTTGTGCTGATTTTAGAGGGTGTGGGGGCTTTGGTGCTTTTTATTTATTTTTATTATTGCAAGGATTTTGATGTGGGCAAAGCCGCATTTGCTGGTATTTTCCACGCTATATCAGCACTTAACAATGCTGGATTCTCTATTTTTAGCACCAATCTTATGGATTATCGCCAAAGTTTGGTTGTAAATTTTGTCATTTGCTCGCTTGTTATTTGTGGGAGTTTGGGCTATATCGTGCTGGTAGAATTGCATGCCTTTACGCATTCATATTTTAGTAATTTTGTGCGAGCATGTATCCATAAATGCGATATGGTAAAAATCCGCCTAAGCCTGCATACAAGGATTGTAGCGACTTATACTATAGGACTTTTACTCATTGGCTTTTGCTTTGTGCTGCTCTTAGAATATAATAACGCTAAAACTTTGGGGAGCTTTACATTTTTTGATAAGGCACTCTCAAGCTTTTTTATATCGGTTAATTACCGCACTTCTGGCTTTAATACCATCGATTTATCGGGCTTAAAGGATTCTACTTTATTCTTTTCTTCGCTTCTTATGCTCGTAGGAGGTGCGCCCGGCGGGAGTGCTGGAGGGATTAAGGTCACTACACTTGCTGTGCTTCTTGCCTTTTGTATCGCGCTTTTTAATGATGCAAAGCCTGCGTTATTTAAGCGCGCCATTTCAGAATCTAGCATTAAAAAGGCTATTGTTGTGGCGATTATTGCGCTATTTAGCATTGTGATTACAAGCTTTTGTATAGCCATTTTTCAAGAGGATACGCGCTTTATGCTTATAATGTTTGAAGTATGCTCGGCATTTGCCACCGTTGGCGTATCCACAGGCAATGGCGGCACACTAAGTTTGAGTGCGAATTTTAACTTTTTCTCCCAGCTGTGCATTATTGCGCTTATGATTATGGGTAAGGTTGGGATTTTGGCATTTTGGCTTATTTGTGTAGGCAAGCGCAAGCAGAGCCATATTGCGCTACAAGAGGAAAATGTGACTATTTAGCGTTGGGCTAGATTCTATAAATTCTAAGGAGTGAGCAATGAAAAAGACTTATGCTGTAATTGGACTTGGAAAGTTTGGGCAATACCTTGCTAAAGGGCTTTTGCGCAGTAATGAAAGTGTGATTGTATGCGATAATGATGCGGAAAATATTAAAGAGTTTAAGGATTTAAGTGATGAAATTTATGTCCTTGATGCGACGAATAAAGCCGCATTGCTTGAAGCGGGAGTGAAAGAACTTGATGTAGTGATTGTAAGCATTGGCGAGGATATAGAATCTAGCATTCTCAGTATCATTGCATTGCAGGAATTAAAAAATAAATTCATCATTGCAAAGGCTGTTAATCGCGCGCATGGCATTATTTTAGCGCGTTTGGGCGTGGATTTGGTTATCCGCCCAGAGCAGGACGCCTCAAGCCGCTTGCTTGAGAAGTTATTATGGAATCGCAATAGTATTTTTGCTATCAATGACCAGCTTAATATGAGCAAAATGCCCATTATAGAATCTGATATAGGCAAATCTGTGAAAGCAAAGCAGCAGGAGCTGCAAGCCCAATGTGTGAATAGCGATTCTCAAAATGTGAAAATTATAGGCGTGCTGCAAGGGGGCAAATGGCAGCTTTATGCGTCCTCAAATGAGCCTTTGGAAAATCTAGTTTTAGAATCTGGCGCGGTATTGCTCTTATTGTATCTTAAATGATTTTTATGCTTTCATGCTCGCCTTTATGCTTCATATAGGCTTAAATTTACTATTAAGTTACTTGCGTGGATTAGAATTGTTTATGATAATAATTTGTTATCAATATTTTTTATTAAGGAGTTTAGCATGTTAGTTACAAAACCAGCACCAGATTTCACAGCGGAGGCAGTTAAGCCAGATGGGACTTTTGAGGATAATTTTAACCTCTATAACAACATAGGCAAAAATGGCGCAGTAGTATTCTTTTGGCCCAAGGATTTTACTTTTGTATGTCCAAGTGAGATTATTGCATTTGATAAGCGTGTAAAAGACTTTGAAGAACGCGGCGTGAAAGTTATAGGCGTGTCAATAGATTCTAAAGAAGTGCATTTTGCATGGAGAAATGTCCCTGTGAATGAGGGCGGTATCGGCGCGGTTACATTCCCTATGGTGTCTGATATCACAAAGCAAATTTCACGCGATTATGATGTGCTATTTAATGGCGCTGTAGCACTTCGCGGGAGCTTTTTGATTGATAAAAATAAGGTTATTCGCCACGCTGTGATTAATGACCTCCCCCTTGGGCGCAATGTAGATGAGATGATTCGCACTGTGGATATGATGCTATTTGTTGAAGAGCATGGCGAAGTATGCCCAGCAGGCTGGCATAAGGGCGATGAGGGTATGAAAGCTAATGCCAAAGGTGTGGCAGAATATCTAAGCAAACACGCTAGCAAGCTTTAATCCTTTGCACTCCTTTGGGGTGCGCCCTCTACCCCTCTATGAAACTCCATATATTCAAATCTTTCAATTATTTTTATTTTAGCTTTTTGCACTACAATGCTCTAAGATTATAGCCGGAGAGAGTATGCGCGCTAATAAAAAGAACATTCAAATACTACGCACATATATTCTAAGCCTTTGCGTGCTTTGCAGTATGGCTATGGAGCTGCACGCCCAGCGGATAGTCATTGATAATTTTAATTATAGAGATTTTTTGGACTTTGGGCAAAATAAGGGCAGTTTTAGCATTGATAGCCAAAATATCGCAATAGCTGGCAAAGAGAGTAGCCTAAATCTGCCAAACACGCCCTTTGTGGATTTTAGCGCGGCGAGTAATTTTGGCTCTCTTACGCACATTGGGCGCGGCTTTGTGGCGAGTGCAAATCATGTGAATAACTTTGATAGCATAGAGCAGTGGCGCACTTGGGGGCTTAGCACTTATAATATTACGCGTGAGGGCGGTATGTCAAACCCCTATGGCGCGGATAATAAATTTTTGCGAATGGATAAATACATTGTCGAAGGGGAGGCGAATTTGGCAGATTCTGCTTTCCAAAATACGCTAGATTTTAGCGATACTGCGGCACAAAAACTAAATCTTCAAGCTTTTGACAAATTGCTTAAAAATTATGAAAACACTGAGGGCAAGATTCATCTCTACATTAGCGGCTCTGGGGCGCTTAGCCTATATGATAAAAATGGAAATGCCACAGGCAGTCTGCAGCTAGAGGGCAGTGGGGAGCGGCGAGGCGGCGGCATTGGCGTGCTTGATGAGAGTTTGACAAACTATAATAAAACGCAGCTTTGCGACTGGTGCACCACTAGCGGCATTGATTTTTTGTATGTGCCAGATGGCGAGTTTCGCAATGCCTCAAGTAGCGGTGATAGCGGCAGCGGCATTTATGCGTATGATAATGCGGCTAAGGAGTGGGTGCTGCTTGGCGTGCTATCGCGCCTGCCTTATACTGGCAGTATTCCCTCGCGCTATGCCTTTGTGGCAAAGAGTGATTTTAATGATTATAAGGCAAATTTTGAGCAAGGTGTGAATCTAGCCTTAAAGGCGTGGAATGCGAATAATCAAGGCTTAGAATCTGGGGCTAATTTCATTGGTTTTCAAGGCAATAAAGATATAGTTTTTAGCGGTGGTGGCGAGGTTTTGGTCACTTCAAATATATTGCGAAATATTAGCGGGCAAAGCGGTGGATTTATTTTTGCGGATTCTGCAAATAGCGTGACTTATAAGTTTTCTAGTGTCGCTGGGCAGAGTTTTTATTTTAAAGGTGCTGGGCTTGATGTGGGTAAAAATGTAACACTTGAGTGGTCGCTTCGTAATGAAAGTGGGGATATTTTACACAAAGTTGGCGAGGGGACTTTGGTGGTAAAGAGCAATTATACGCCTTTGGCTGGGCAGAATCTAGGCTTTTTAAAAGTAGGGCAGGGGAGTGTGATTTTAGATTCTAATGTGAAATTGTATGAGGGGATTTATATCGTTAGTGGGCGTGGGGGCGTGGAGCTTGTGAGTGGTAAGGCGGAGGCGTTAGGAGCGATAAAAGATTCTAATGTTACGAATAGTTACATATTAACGCAAGATTCTAATAAAAATATGGGAATCTATTTTGGCAGTGGTGGTGGGAGTCTTGATTTAAAGGGGAATTCATTAAGGCTAAATACGATTGCAGCAAATGATTCTAATGCTGTGATTTTAAATTCAAGCGTTACGAAAAGTAACCTAGAAATTGAGGGCTTTGGATATGATACAAATGGTAACAAAACTCAAAATAAGACTGATACGCTAATCCATGCAAGTATTGGGAATCTTCCTACGCGAGATTCACAAGGGAATGTAACGAATAGTAACGCTACAAATATTGACATTGTGTATAATGGTAACAAAGATTCTGGAGCAAACTTGATTTTTGCGAATTTGATTTTTGATGGGAATATTAATACAAGTGGCAAACTGCAAGGAAATAACGCAAATATCACGCTTCAAGGGCATGCCACAACGCACGCAATTGTGAGTAATGAGGCTGATAGAAATGCCATCATTCAAGCGCATAAAAACGCGGGAAATCCGCTATCTAGCGATATTGATTTAAGTAAGCCTAGCAGTCTAAATCAAAATGATTACGATACGCGCGAGTTTAATTTTGGCTCTGGCATTATCTTGCAAAATTCGAATTTAAATGTCGGTCGCAACGCGATTTTAAGTGCAGATATTACACTAGATTCTAACTCAAAAGTTACTTTTGGTAACAATGTGCGGCATTTTATCGATAATAAAGATGGCGCAAATATCCACTCAAATGGCTTTGGATATTATCAAAAATTAGAATCTGGCACTCTTTCTAACGCGGCTTTAATCAATAATAGCATTAGCTACAATGGCGTGATTAACGCGCTTGGTGGCGTTATAGAATCTAGTATTTCTCATTTTAATGCCACTTTGAATCTTAGTAATAATGCAACATTGCAAGCGGAATATTTGACATTAGATTCTAATAATAGCGTTACTTTTAGTAACTCAACTGGTGAAATTGCAAACTTACATATTAAAGATATAAATTCGCTAAATAATAAGCTAAATTTGAATAATTCAAATCTAAATATTACAAAAAGACTAATTTTTGAAAATGCAAATGTGAATTTAGATTCTATAGAATCTAGTTTGAATCAAAGCGGGGCTAGTTTGTCAAAAGGTTACGATATTACCGCATTTTCAAATGCGAAAGTGAGTGCAAATGTGTTAAATAGTAACATTTTGGCATATAATGGCGGTGCAATTAGCGCAAATCTTCTAAATCTTAGCGGCGAAAAAAATAGCATTGTTGTGTATGATGCTGGGACGAGCGTTAATGTGGCAGATTCTATAAATGCGAGTGATATGGAATCTAGCTATATCATAGCGACAAATGGTGCGAAAATAGAGAGTAAAAAGCTAGAATTTAATAATGTAAAACTTGCGAATTTTATAATGAATAAAGATTCTAATATTATTATAAATGAAACTTTAAGCCTTAAAAATTCTAGCTTAAATATGAAATTAAGCGATAATGCAAATGTTAAGATTAAGGATTTAAGCTTGCAAGATTCTAAAGATTCTGTGCTTTCTTTGCAAAATAATGCGCGTTTAGAATCTAATAGCTTAAATTTAAATAATTCATTACTGAATCTAGATTCTAAAAATATCATCATAAATGAAATTAATTTAAAAAATAACTCTACTTTAAATTATAATGCAGATTCTAAAACTACAAAAAGTATAACTTTAG
This DNA window, taken from Helicobacter jaachi, encodes the following:
- a CDS encoding peroxiredoxin; this encodes MLVTKPAPDFTAEAVKPDGTFEDNFNLYNNIGKNGAVVFFWPKDFTFVCPSEIIAFDKRVKDFEERGVKVIGVSIDSKEVHFAWRNVPVNEGGIGAVTFPMVSDITKQISRDYDVLFNGAVALRGSFLIDKNKVIRHAVINDLPLGRNVDEMIRTVDMMLFVEEHGEVCPAGWHKGDEGMKANAKGVAEYLSKHASKL
- a CDS encoding potassium channel family protein; translation: MKKTYAVIGLGKFGQYLAKGLLRSNESVIVCDNDAENIKEFKDLSDEIYVLDATNKAALLEAGVKELDVVIVSIGEDIESSILSIIALQELKNKFIIAKAVNRAHGIILARLGVDLVIRPEQDASSRLLEKLLWNRNSIFAINDQLNMSKMPIIESDIGKSVKAKQQELQAQCVNSDSQNVKIIGVLQGGKWQLYASSNEPLENLVLESGAVLLLLYLK
- the dnaJ gene encoding molecular chaperone DnaJ, which codes for METFDYYEVLEIMRTSDKEVIKKAYRKMALKYHPDRNPDDKHAEEQFKRVNEAYEVLSDDAKRQIYDKYGKEGLQNSGFSGFSGRDFSDIFGDLGSIFESAFGANFGFSNKNASAQGKYSLDEIIGLELSFKEAVFGCKKQIHNSFKIACSDCKGTGAKDGKLTTCSDCGGKGQVYMRQGFMTFAQTCPTCKGAGQKANEKCAKCKGSGFEMSEEDFEVNIPEGIDDGHKIRISGRGNADKDGKRGDLYIAISVAEDTNFVRDGENVYIEVPVFFTSIVLGTTLKIPSLRGELELRIPPNTRDKEQFVFDNEGIKDVNSSYRGKFVAQIKITYPPKLNAEQKALVEKLQESFGVESQPYKNVFEECFTKIKQWLHKHDIGKDKA
- a CDS encoding S6 family peptidase, translated to MRANKKNIQILRTYILSLCVLCSMAMELHAQRIVIDNFNYRDFLDFGQNKGSFSIDSQNIAIAGKESSLNLPNTPFVDFSAASNFGSLTHIGRGFVASANHVNNFDSIEQWRTWGLSTYNITREGGMSNPYGADNKFLRMDKYIVEGEANLADSAFQNTLDFSDTAAQKLNLQAFDKLLKNYENTEGKIHLYISGSGALSLYDKNGNATGSLQLEGSGERRGGGIGVLDESLTNYNKTQLCDWCTTSGIDFLYVPDGEFRNASSSGDSGSGIYAYDNAAKEWVLLGVLSRLPYTGSIPSRYAFVAKSDFNDYKANFEQGVNLALKAWNANNQGLESGANFIGFQGNKDIVFSGGGEVLVTSNILRNISGQSGGFIFADSANSVTYKFSSVAGQSFYFKGAGLDVGKNVTLEWSLRNESGDILHKVGEGTLVVKSNYTPLAGQNLGFLKVGQGSVILDSNVKLYEGIYIVSGRGGVELVSGKAEALGAIKDSNVTNSYILTQDSNKNMGIYFGSGGGSLDLKGNSLRLNTIAANDSNAVILNSSVTKSNLEIEGFGYDTNGNKTQNKTDTLIHASIGNLPTRDSQGNVTNSNATNIDIVYNGNKDSGANLIFANLIFDGNINTSGKLQGNNANITLQGHATTHAIVSNEADRNAIIQAHKNAGNPLSSDIDLSKPSSLNQNDYDTREFNFGSGIILQNSNLNVGRNAILSADITLDSNSKVTFGNNVRHFIDNKDGANIHSNGFGYYQKLESGTLSNAALINNSISYNGVINALGGVIESSISHFNATLNLSNNATLQAEYLTLDSNNSVTFSNSTGEIANLHIKDINSLNNKLNLNNSNLNITKRLIFENANVNLDSIESSLNQSGASLSKGYDITAFSNAKVSANVLNSNILAYNGGAISANLLNLSGEKNSIVVYDAGTSVNVADSINASDMESSYIIATNGAKIESKKLEFNNVKLANFIMNKDSNIIINETLSLKNSSLNMKLSDNANVKIKDLSLQDSKDSVLSLQNNARLESNSLNLNNSLLNLDSKNIIINEINLKNNSTLNYNADSKTTKSITLDNGSNLSFNADTTNIQNVTLSNNSTARFNEFSYQTQQISTDSNSALYFNSLNVGKNSKILNANANILQDLNLNDVGILGGNNGNNAAENRYHALNISQNLNLESSAKINVTFDKSVLNETNSNVEMGKFYTLLSAGNLNDNRIDKKINFTFADASKSFFMVSKVENNSIFIKFLESNPKTFIEVNKRINPAYSDIARILIEHNPNDSILDNAVSTDDYDKLNVYLSNIESNLNALSKNDLRKINTNILFSNNTSINSRVSSVRFAHKMQNMESALALNILDSKNIKVATDAQTPNPLKDSIESNLQNYKADSIAQDFIESKNAKITKQSKYRPLILNDALNNAWGSVSAGYFGGKSSMGFYSMNVGYDRLIKDTLVGVMAGYGSSNATLNALQDSSHIANFALYTHAPINNHEIASNLNMSAIFSKKTLSTKSLDSVTSDLANSTNFGLLWNLYYKYAFNLSAIKGFYQSIKPVAMMSVSAQNVGAVRGSMYKMQGYSDFASEIGVGLEYVIGKSNMYYSAQILARQGLFHTIDSINLSLSNATGSISYALRDDTTAFELNLNAAHNVKDRIYMQYNFASLVDIAGNYGIKGELKFGVLF
- a CDS encoding c-type cytochrome — protein: MKKLLFLVFLGFVSTAFAEAPAAYKKCIACHGADGKKVAPGSKGNAKIAGMSKDELLKQLKGYKAKTADNGGAKAIMYGQMANVSDADIELLADYIAKLPK
- a CDS encoding potassium transporter TrkG, whose protein sequence is MHLKSMQILVLGYVCIIIVGACILLLPGMHTTPITFLEALFTSASAFTCTGLIIKDTAVDFTILGQSVIIVLIWFGGFGYMSLLGIVYVLLRRRLSHMELNMIKGALNHPSVDGMTHFLKKILVFVLILEGVGALVLFIYFYYCKDFDVGKAAFAGIFHAISALNNAGFSIFSTNLMDYRQSLVVNFVICSLVICGSLGYIVLVELHAFTHSYFSNFVRACIHKCDMVKIRLSLHTRIVATYTIGLLLIGFCFVLLLEYNNAKTLGSFTFFDKALSSFFISVNYRTSGFNTIDLSGLKDSTLFFSSLLMLVGGAPGGSAGGIKVTTLAVLLAFCIALFNDAKPALFKRAISESSIKKAIVVAIIALFSIVITSFCIAIFQEDTRFMLIMFEVCSAFATVGVSTGNGGTLSLSANFNFFSQLCIIALMIMGKVGILAFWLICVGKRKQSHIALQEENVTI
- the recR gene encoding recombination mediator RecR; this translates as MNEYKFSLKAFFELISALEKLPAIGKKSAQKMAYALCLEDKFLGLNIAHAIENAALSVQRCQKCFGISESEICEICSSHTRQNGELCIVASPKDIFTIEDIGEFCGRYFVLDSQNDLEQIDFKLLNNRIITESIQEIIFALSPSLANEAIMLYIEDKITSPLRFSKIAQGVPTGIGLDSIDQLSLSRAISLRVKL